The proteins below are encoded in one region of Segatella copri:
- a CDS encoding DUF6169 family protein, protein MHAFNLTRLNFHSPYKVWIDNGSYKFLTDYGVQYRIEFVENNNIWEDEKAYEFGILNENKKNSPNDSKVKATIQCIIEEFFLTNPDILLYQCETGDSRQAMRARLFTRWFNEFDKRDRFCVKVSILRDEEVDNYIAIIVQKSNPKLNDILRDFDEFIGFFDTKPE, encoded by the coding sequence TTCTCCTTATAAGGTCTGGATAGATAATGGATCATATAAGTTCTTAACAGATTATGGTGTTCAGTATCGAATAGAATTTGTAGAAAACAATAATATTTGGGAGGATGAAAAAGCGTATGAATTCGGCATTCTCAATGAAAACAAGAAGAATTCTCCTAACGATTCTAAAGTTAAAGCAACTATACAATGTATTATAGAGGAATTCTTTCTTACGAATCCAGATATACTTCTATATCAATGTGAAACGGGTGATAGCAGACAGGCTATGCGAGCTCGCCTTTTTACCAGATGGTTTAACGAATTCGATAAACGAGATCGTTTTTGTGTCAAGGTTTCTATTCTTAGGGATGAAGAAGTTGACAATTACATAGCCATTATAGTTCAAAAGAGTAATCCTAAGTTGAATGACATTCTTCGAGATTTTGATGAGTTTATCGGTTTCTTTGATACAAAGCCCGAATAA